One genomic window of Choloepus didactylus isolate mChoDid1 chromosome 27, mChoDid1.pri, whole genome shotgun sequence includes the following:
- the ZNF576 gene encoding zinc finger protein 576 isoform X4: MGSQVVSVRACHPGALQCTRCLITFIDSKFQERHMKREHPADFVAQKLQGALFICFTCSRSFLSSKALIAHQRNHGLVTKPLPPAAPPSPQPSFPCPDCGKTYGWASSLRRHRQVHKARASGPFACTECGQDFVWESRLHHHYIQHARGELWGPWRDLLPSPGRQRASDK; this comes from the coding sequence GCCACCCAGGGGCCCTGCAGTGCACCCGATGCCTCATCACCTTCATCGATTCCAAGTTCCAGGAGCGCCACATGAAGCGGGAGCACCCAGCGGACTTCGTGGCCCAGAAGCTGCAGGGGGCCCTTTTCATCTGCTTTACCTGCTCCCgctccttcctctcctccaaGGCCCTGATCGCCCACCAGCGCAACCACGGTCTGGTCACCAAACCCTTGCCACCAGCtgcaccccccagcccccagccctccttcCCCTGTCCTGACTGTGGCAAGACCTATGGGTGGGCATCTTCTCTGCGGCGGCACCGCCAGGTGCACAAGGCCCGTGCATCCGGCCCCTTTGCCTGCACTGAGTGCGGCCAGGACTTTGTCTGGGAATCCAGGCTGCACCACCACTACATCCAGCATGCCCGCGGGGAGCTCTGGGGGCCTTGGAGGGATTTGCTTCCCTCCCCAGGGAGGCAAAGGGCTTCTGATAAATAG